ctTCTGGGGCAACCTGAGCCTTTCCCTGGCTGCCTGAGCCTGGACTTTGGGGATGGGAAGGCGCTGCAGGTGACTGTGACCCCCACCCCTGTGCAGGTGTGGGCTCCTCAACTGTGaggtggtgctggagctgctgggccgGGCTCTGGAGGATCCCAGTGACAGCGTCCGCATGGTGAGCACAGGGGCTCccctgggagggctggggggcgTTTGGGGGCCTGCCAGGCtcagctcccctttcccacaGAGGTCCATGTGTGCCATCTCTGCCCTCGGCTGCTCCGACCTGCTCTCCCCAGAGCAGATCTTTGCCGTGACCCAGCAGcgcctgcagcacctcagccAAGGCAGCCCTGGGCCTGTGGCCAACCGAGCGACAAAGGTGACTCTGGGGACATGCCTGAGCGCAGTCCCTTGGGGGACACAAGGCGCAGGTTTGCCAGCCCTTGGGAACACACAGTCCTTGGGAATGGCTCTCTGTTTGTGCCAGAGGGGTGGTTTGGCTGCCTTCCCCAGGGCGGGGTGATGCTCCCTCTGAGCCCTGGGAGGGGACCCTGGGGACGCTCCCTGTGCCTGGGCAAAGCTACCAGGGCCAAGCCCCTTTGCCGATGCCGCTCTCACTGTGCCCACCCCCTGTCCCAGATGCTGCGGCAGTTCGAGGCCCTGTGCCGGGCCCAGCCCTCCCCGAAGGCCCCACGGCCGCCCTCGGCCCCCTCGGCGGGCTCGGCCACGGACCTGCTCATGGACATCCCGGCCGTGGCCAGCGAGAGCTTCCTGACCCCCctgagcccggccccggcgcccgcagcccccgccgAGGAGCCGGGGGTGGCGTCGGAGCCCCCCGGGCAGCCCAGGGCCGCGgtgccagcctgtccctgcGAGCAGCACGGGGGGAGCAGGCTGGCAGGGGACACGGCGGCCCCCGGCCTGTCGCTGTTCGCCGGCATGGAGCTGGTAGCCCGACCTGGCGCGGTGCTCCGGCCGCACTCGCCGCCAGCCGAGCCACGGACGCCATCCCAGGACAGAGACACGGACACGGAGGGCACCCTGCAGCCATCAGCCTTCCCCTTCCTCAACATGTAGCTGCTGTCGGgccccgggggctgcgggggctcTGCCCCCCTCCCTGCGGGGCCTGCGCTGTCCTGGTGCCTCGGGGGATACGGTCTGAAATGGCCACAAGGGCCAGGGCTTCCAGCAGGTGACAATGTCCCTCTTGCAGTCCGTGGTGttccagggcaggcagaggagcACGGCCCCTCGCTCCTCTGAGCTGGACAGGGGCGTGGGACGCGCTGGGACTGCGCTGGGGGTGCTTTGGGACCCCAGCATGGCCATGGGTGCTCTTGGGtggcccccagctgcaggctgggctctgtgggggtggggtgggagcAGACACCATCCCCATGGGGTCGGGACCCACCAATAAACCCCCACTCGGGTCTGGGAACGTGTGACTTCTTCTGCGCCGCTGACAGAGCCTGGCCCATGGCGACTGCTGGCCCATGGCACCTCCTGGCCCGCAGCCCCACATTTTCCTATAGCCCCATGGCCTCCCAACAGCCCCACAGCTTTCCCCCTGCTGCACTGCTCTCCTCCATGCTACAGCCCCTCTAGTAGCCCCATggttcctcctcttcctcacagcTCGGCCCCTGCCCCAGAACCCCCTAATAGCTCCACTCTTTCCCATGGCCCCAAATAATCCCATGTGCACCCCCGCCCCATAGTACCCCCTCCTCAACCCACCCCCCCATAGAGCTATGACGCCCCCATCTTCCTCACGGCTCCCCTCACTCATGGCTCCCCAGTAGCCCCAGTCCCCTTCTCAGGTcaccaaaatccccattttcccccaaaatccccattttcccccccaaaaacccgTGAAGGCCCCGCCCACGTGGGTCAAGCCCCGCCTCTTTTCCCGCCCTAAAGCCGCTCCCATCTCAACACTCTCGTCCCATTGGTTGGCTCCTGCTaagccccgcccccgccgcgacCCACGCATTCCTTCTTCATCCCTCCTCAATCCCACCCCTTTCCTCCGCCTCGGCCAATCGCGTCTCTTGGCCCGCCCCTCCTCCGTTCCCATTGGCCGCTGGCCGGCAGCCCCGCCCAATGGCTGTGGCCGGAGGTGAGGGGATGGGGGCGTTTAATGGCGGCTGAGGGGGTCCGGGGGGCGCAGGGGGTTCCAGGGCCGCGGGGACAGGGCCCGGGCCCGGGCCCCGCTCTCGGCATCACCCCCGGGCCGCGGGGGTCTCACCCGCCTGTGGGTGCGTGGGGCCCATTACCGAGATCATGAGGGGTTGGGGTCTGGCGGGGCTTGGAGTGTTTGGGgtctgggctggggctctgcgGGGATTGCgagctgggggtcctggaggggtctGGGTCATGAGGGCCTGGGGATATGGGCTGGGGTCAGGGGGGGCTCGGGGGCCATGGAGGGCTGGGGTTGGGTGCCCTGTGGCTCTTGGTGGGGGTCTGGGACTTGGGGGACTCGGGACCTGGGGATGGGTGTCCTGGGAGGTCCTGGGGGCATCTAGGAACTGGGAGCTTGGGCTTGGAGCTGTGGCTGGGGTCCTGCGCCTCGGGAGTGCGGGAATTTGAGGGGACTGGGTTTTGGGAGCTTAGAGGAAGGTGTGGGACCTGGGTGATCCTGAGGGGCTCAGGGATTTGGGAGTTTCAGGCCAGGGCTTGCCCCTGGGTCAGAAGGATGCTGGGGGGCTTGGGGCTATGGGGGCCTGGGGCTTCAGAGCTGGGGAGTCCGAACTTCAGGtgtttggggggctgggggctcggggggctgtgctggcctgggctccTGAGCCTGTTTTCCTGCCGTGAGCCCAGCGGTTTCCATGAGAGCCGTTTGTTTCCTCAGGCTGGGGAGCCCGCGGCATTGCCAAGGGCTGTGGTAGAGTCCTGAGAGGGgaagccagggctgccaggggagAGTGTTTAGGGACGGTATGGGTAATAAATTTAGAGATAAAGTAATCTGGTCTTTTCCTGGatcagcactggggctgggaggatgcagaggggaaaaggtgggaatgtgctgccctgagctgggaggggggCCCAGCTCTTCCTGTGACCCCTGAGAGGGCACAGACCCTTCTGAAGGAACTCTTGGCAGGGGGAGCATCCCTTGGGAGCTGCTCAGGTGGTTCTTCAGCATCCCAGCTCCatgtgggatgtggggtgagCTGAACCTCCAGCCTGCACAGATGGAGCCGTTCTGGGTCTGTGTGATCCTGTGGCAGCCATGGGCTGTGTCCAGtgaagcagcctgggataggGAGCAGGGCTTTTCCCTCCCCTTAGTCCTCTGCTGGAATCCTGGCCCAGAAATGTGACAGCAGCACATGGACAGCCGTAGGGTTGGGTGAAAGCAGTGaggagctctcctggagcctctCCAGGGCTGTGCTTGGGTTGTTTCCTATGTGGGAATTCGGAGGAAGGTGTTTTGTGCTGTTGGGCAGCAGTTCCAGCTCTGAGAGACAGTGTTTGCGGAGCGCCTGGttccaggctggctgctccatGCCTTCCCTCTCCCTACTGTGCTTTCAGggctccttcctgctgctccagcatgaAGAGCACgcggagctgctgctctgtccaGAGCCCCGACGCGGCAGACCTGATCCTGACGGGGCTCCCGGCGCCGGTGTCGCGGCGCCCCGGCAGCGCCTCTCCTGCCAAGCTCATGGCGCGCTCCGTGTCCGTGGCTGCCGACGGCAAAGCCAAGCGGAACGCCCCGGTGAGCCCCTGTCCTTCCCTGTCCTGTGCCTGCCGTGTGGGATGgctccaggcacagccctgtcccTCTTGCCTCGGTGAGCCCCTGTGCTATGCCTGCTATGTGGGATGGCTCCAGGCACGGCCCCGTCCCTCTCGCCGTGGTTcccccagcaccagcccagctTTGTTCTGGCAGCGCCCTTGGTGATCGCTGCTCGTGGCTCTGCTGGGTGCAGAAGAGCAGGCATCAGgattccctcttttcccttcctcGCCCTTCACCTCCCTGCACCAGTTTCCATCTGGAAACTCCCGATTTCCTGGTGTCTCCTGCTGGGCGGTCAGGCCCAGCCTGCCCCTCATGGCACCCCCTGTTCCCACCGCACCGGGGGCTCCTGAGTGGGGGTTCCACAGAGGCAGCAAGCCCCAGGTGCTTGCTGGGCTCAGTCAGGATCCAGCAGCAGACAGCCTGTGCTGCGTGCTGAGTAATCCCTTGGCAGCATTCCCACGCCCTTGTTCCCGGGAGCTTGTGCTAAGGAACGTGttcctgctggctcagcagCGCTCGAGCGAGGTGTCATTGCCCACTGCCTCAAGGAGAACTTGGCAGCCCTGGCGTAGTGGGAACTCCGTGTCCCACTGGCTGAGAGGGTGGGGGAGCCTGCCTGTGCTCCTCCTGAACGGGGCTGCTGGATTTATCCCTGCTCTCCACAGGAAGATGCGGGATCCCGGGCCATGAACAACCTGCGCAGGTCCAACAGCACCACCCAGGTGAACCAGCGGGTGAACAGCTCACACAGGTACAGCTCCGTGTGTCCATCTGTCCTGTGGGTGCACTGGGGGACACCCCACCCGTGTGTCCAGCCTCCCTGGTCCCGGGGGGAACAGGAGCCTTTCCAAAATACCCTGAGCTCTGTCATGCACTTCAGGAGTTAAACCTGGCCCTGAAAAGCCAAGGTCTGGCACttggattatttttttgaaGAGGAGGTCCCTTGTTTAGGGTTCCATAGGATCACACAACAGCCCAGCCTTAAAGTCCCATGCAGGATCACTTTGCAtgagaccaggttgctccaagccccatccagtctggcctgggacacttctcTGTCAGAGTATTGCCCAGAttctgtgggcaacctgtgccaaggcctcttcaccatcacagggaagaatttctatTTGGGGAAATGGAGTATATTTCTGTGGCGGTGACAAAAGACCATTGGATTCCAACAGCCCTCATGGACTCTCCAGGCCATACCTGGGCTGTGTGAGGAGACAAAGTTCTCTGTTCCCAGTGCCCTCTGAGTTGGGATTCTCCATTTTCCCATTGGTCTGTGCCTGTCCCTATCACCCCACACCACCCTGGAACCCAAAGCTCTGTGTAAAAATGAATCATTGGTGGATTTTGTGGCCATGTAACAATTCTCCAGCCTCTTTCTCCTCTGTCACACTGAAGTTTCCAAGTGCCCTATGTAGTCAGAATCTGTTCTGTGGCTGTGAGTTATTCCAGAACCTCTGTTCTCTCctctctgccttccctgggTCTGGATGAAGCTCGGAGCAGACAGACTTCCTGGCCTTCTTTGAGGGCAATCCAGTAGGAAGGAAGAAACTGGCAGCTCTGAgcaaaacctcccctgaaaagaaaaccacGTGGAATATCTTGGTGAGGATGGCAGGCTCTGGCAGTGGGCGGCTCTGTGTTCCTGGTGGAGTTTGAGGAGGTGGGTTTGGTGTCCTTATCCCTGCTGACTCCATGGCAGGATGACCAGCCCCGAGTGTTCCCAGGCCcctctggctcccacagcctcGAGCCGCCCACAGGCATGAGGAGGAAGGAAGCCACAGTGCTCCTGGCTGCCAACTTCACTGCCAACAACAGGTAGGACAGAGGGTCCTGACAGGGAGAGTGGGTGCAACTGCATGGAGAAAACACCTGGAGGGGGAAAGCTGTTTCTGACACTCCTGGTCTCCCCACACAAGGAGCAACAAGGGCGCAATGGGCAACTGCGTCACCACCATGGTGCACAACAACTACTCCACTGCTGAGAAGGGCCCTGCTCCCAAGAGCTCCAACCAGGCTCCCAGTTCCCTCAAGTGAGTGTGGGGGtgtcctggctctgcagctggACTGGCCCCGGGGTCGTGTGTGGTGCAGGACAGGGCTGAGTGGCTTCATCTTCTGTCCCAGCAATGTTGTCAAAGCGGCCTCAAACGAGGAcggggaaggcagcagcagccttgtGAAGTCTCAGAAGAATTTCTCCAGCAACAACATCATGAcccacaacaacaacagcagcagcagcagcgttcCCCGGAGGACAGAGGTGACCGAGGAGGAGGCCGAGAGGTgagggaaggagcagaaggACAGTGCCAGGAGGTGTGAGGAGCTCCAGGGGAGGTTGTTCTTCTGTAAATCTCACACTGGGGAAAGGCCACTTTTAGTGTCCCTGCAGGTCTTGGTGCTGTGGGGAAGccatctgctgctcctggggctgtgctgaccctccctccctgtccccacaggttCATCCAGCAGGTGAACCAGGCCGCTGTCACCATCCAGCGCTGGTaccggcggcactcgcagcggcACAGGACAGCGGCCGCAGCTCTGGGGCGCCTGATGGCTGCCAAGAGAGAGGTTGGTCCTGTCCCCTGCTCTGTAGCCCAGACCACCCGACACCCATGTCCCACTGGCCACCCAGCTGGGGTCCCTTTAGTCCCCAGACCTAGGTTGTGAGAGTTGAGGGGGCTCTGGCTTCACATCCAACCAGCCCCTGCATGGTCCAGAGAACTGGAGGGGGTCCAGttccctgagctgtgctggctgtgtccAGGGATTAGCCTGGCTGGGttccagcaggagctgaggccCAAAGGCTCAGCACCACACGGCTCCAGttcccccagccccctgcccgTGCACAGTCAGACCCTGGCAGTAGCAGCACAAGTCTCCCTGAACTGCCACACTGGTGGCCAGAGAAGGGATGCCCCATGTCGGCTCATCCTAATGAATCCCTGATAAGATGGCTTGTTAGAGTGACGAGGTTTCGCAGCTATTTGTGTTTCCTTGTGTTCAATTATTTATCCCAGTAATGAAAAGCTCTGTTGCTTTTGCGTGTGAGTCTATTTTTAAGCCTTGTCTCCTTGGTGGTTGCAGACCCAGATGAtgatataataataataataataatagtaataataataataaaaattgcaTTGAGAATCTGAAGAAAATGAGCTGCTCCAAAGTGGAGCTGTGCTGAGAGCTCCTCACCTGCACAGAGGAGAGGATGGAAAGCCTGGATatggggtgcccaggtgtgggTGCCCCTCACACTGTTCAGTGCTGGGTGCTGTAGAGCTCTCAGTAACATTTTTGACCCTCCTCTCTGGAAGGAAAGGCAGCAGCGGATGGAGGAGGGGAATATCCTGGATTTGCAGGAGAGGAAGGACGAGGAGCGACGGAAGATCCGAGAGGAGAAGGCGCGCCTGGCCCGGCACGCTGCCATCCAGGTAGGGCCAGGGCCAGGCCTGTGTGACACCATTTGTTGGCAGCATCCTGCAAGGCAGCGAGAGGCCTCTCTGCATCTCCAGAGTCTTGGCATGGGGCAGGGTCAGAGCCAGCCTTGGAAATTGAGTGCTCCCTCTGGAGATGGAGGTGCCATGGAGCAGtttcctgctgtgctcctgccaaGCCTTGGCAGCTCATTCTGAGCTTGTGAAGACAGTGCTGGTTTCTTTGTAGTTCTCAGGAAAATGGTGACCACGTTGAGATAGGGAGACTCCAAGCTCTGTGGAATGGCCAAGGATGTGTGTGCTCTGGGAATGGAACCCTCTTCAGGAGCAGGGTCCTACTGGAGTGGGCCGAGTACCACTCCATGTCCCTTGGCAGGAAGCAACACGTCATTGTCACCCTGCTCTTGCAGCTGGTGGTGCAGATGGGGttggcagaggctgcaggaatTGGCAGTAAAGCTGGGGATGttttaaaccccaaattttcttTGCCCTAATTGGAAACATTGGACGAGACACATCAGTGAGCAGCTGGAGGATGCAAAAACACTGCCACAGCCTTGCAAACACAGGCTTGTGCCTTTCCAAAGCTTCAGGACATCGATGgctcctctgtccctgcaggagctgcagcagaaaaggGCCCAAAAGGCCTTGGAGACGAAGCGCTCGGCAGAAGAGCAGGTGCTGGTGAAGGAGAGCAGGAGGGTGCCCAAGAAGAAGCCTGGTGCCAAACCTGCCTCAGCCAGGAATGCCAGTCCAGCCGGCAGCCTCACCAAAGCCAACAACACCGGTGAGTCCCTGTGGCGTGTCCCCAGAGCTTTGGGAGTGAGGGGTTTGCTCTGAGGAGCTgcttcccaggggctggggcgAGCGCCTGAGAGCAGTCTGGTTCCTGTAGAGGCCAATTCCCCCTCGGCAGCCTCGGAGCTGGAAGGAAGCAGCCTGGGAGTTCTTGGCTCTGTCCCCTTGCAGGACCCCGGGGCAGAGGACAAACTGCAGGTGGGTCTGGCTGTGCCTCCTGGAGgccttggcagcagctgctctgccagggcgACATCAGAGCCTTTCCTGGCTTCTGGGGAGACCCAGAAAACTCTCTCATTCTCTCATCTCCCTTAGGATGTGAGCTCCAGGGAGACTGGTAACGAGGACCTGGAGACAGCagtggctgctggcagcagggctccatccAAGGTCACGCTCAACGAGCTGCTGGACACGCTCcggctgctggaggaggagccggagctgctgcccccGCCCAAGCTCCTCAAGAAGGACAGATATGCCTGGATGGACAGGGTGAGATGGGGAATGAGACTGCTGTGTCCATCCTTGCACAGTGATGGCTGCCTGGTGAGAAacagctgggcactgccagggaaggTGGTGGAGGGGCTTGGAGTGCGCGATGGAGGAGtgtggaggaggagatggaggagtGTGGAGGTGGTAGAGGAATTGTTTGGTGCATTGAGGGCTTGGATGTTTGCAAGGAGCAGCAGCCCATGCAAAGGCTGGTGGACAGGGTTTAGCCCAGAGGATCAGGCTGGTTACTGGGCTGCAGTGATGGAGACAAGCCAGCACCTCTTCTCCTGAGCCTTTCCCTGGGTGCTTATTCACCATGGTGAATTCCCAGCAGGAGCCCAGCTCCAACTCCCTGACTGCTGATAACTTGGAGAGGTTTGGGAAGCTGAACCACTCTCCAGGGGTCCCAGAGGACGGGGCTCTGCTCTCGGAGGCCAAGCTCCAAAGCATCATCAGTTTCCTGGATGAGATGGAGAAGTCGGAGCAGGAGAGGCCCAGGTCAGCTGCCTCAGCCACGCAGCGGGAGGTGAGTCCATCTGTGGTGTGGGAATCCATTCCAGGTGGGAATCGTCCCCCATCTCCCTGCCCTCATTCCAGGTAGTTCCATCTCCTTTTCATCATGTTTTTTCTGCTGTGGCAGAGCTTCCTTTTGGAAGAGGAGCTGGCTCACGTGGAGCAGGTGTCAGCGGTTGCTACAGAGGTGACAAACTCCATGATGAGGCTGAAGCTGGAAGTGGAGGAGAAGAAGAGAGCCATCAGCCTGCTGCAGACTGCTCTGGTGTGTCAGCCTTACACGTGGTACTTGGGACTATGAAGCACATGATCAGGACTATCCCTTGATTTTACAGAATCGTGGAATTGTGtgggttggaggggaccttaaagatcatctagctGGGACCTGGGCTGAGCTCCCTTCTCCTCTGTCCTGGGGGCTGGGTGTTCCTGCTGACAGGGGTGGGAGATGTGAGCACCAGGACTTTGCTTTAGCTCTGTCCCTCGTTTTCCTGGCCTGATGGTGATTTCCATGTCGTGGCTGTTTGACCCCACAGACTCAGCAGCGGGAACTGACTGACCGACACATCAAACAGACTGAGCAGGAGCTTGgccagcagctcaggctgcagaGGGAGCAGTATGAGGCAGCTATCCAGAGGCACCTGGCCTTCATTGACCAGGTAATCCCTCATCCCAACTCCTGAAGGGAGAGGCTGAAGTGCCTCCACCTGCCTGATCCCAGCTCCttgctctgcccagctcctcgATGACAAGAAGGTGCTGAGTGAGAAGTGTGAGGCCGTGGTGGCAGAGCTGAAGCAAGTGGACCACAAGTATGGCCAGAAGATCACCCAGATGCAGGAGCAGCACGAGCtggtgaggggacagggaagatGGGGTGGGGCACGTGCTTGCTGATTTTGCTCAAATGGGGCCTCTGCCTGGAGCAGTGCAGTCTCTGCCACCTTGGTGGGACCTGGACACTCCCAGGAGCCCTTCCCTGTGCACAGAAAGTCCCTGTCACCACAGAGCTTTGTCCTGGCTCCTCAAAAGGCTCCTGTCCTTtgctgcccagggccaggagcatGGCACTGACCAAGGGACAGTGTAAGCTCCCAGGCTCTGCTTGGAGAGACCCTTCCcacacacctggcacaggttgcccagggaagctgtggctgccccatccttggaagtgtccaaggccaggttggatggggcttggagcaacctgggatagtggaaggtgtccctgcccatggcagggggtggaactggatgaactttaaggtcccttccaacccaaaccattctgtgattccatggtgCTACTGAAGGCAGAGCTCTCCCAGGCTGAGGGTGCCCAGGGTGCAGTGCTGGCACAAACCAAATACCATGGAGGAATTTGCTTGTCCTGCCGATGGGGACAGCTCAgcttgccctgtgccaggcctggcaggagggcagcaCCACTGGGCTCATccaagctctgctgtcccagtccCTGCTTGTCCTTGGCCTTGGAGCTGAGCTCATGCCTGGCCAGACCATGGGGGTCTCTTGGTCTCTGGAGCAGGGTCCAAGCACACAGGTTCCTGACCagtcctccagcttgtccctgTCCTCATCCCTTGTACTGTCTCCCTTTGCCCCCATGgactcctgccctgcctgtggcTTCCACAGACACACCTGTGTGGATTTTCCTCTTGCCCACCATTCCCCTTctctctccatcccctcctttctctctccccaggTCTGGCGCACTTTGGGCCCCTTTTGTGAGGTAAATGTGGTCTTTGCTCTTTTGTGCCTTGCCCTCTGCTCTCGTGCCCTGACCTGCTCTGGCCCTGCTCCACCCCCTGCCAGAGGGTTTACCatggcagggagagagaaggcTGGAGAGGAAAGCACCATCACACAGGGACAGATGGGCTGCCCTGCATGCAGAGACCCTTGGCAGCCCCCAGttccccttccctctccatCGGTGCTCTCATGTCTTGGCAGTGAGCACTTTCCCAAGGGGATGGAGAAGGCACTGGGAGAGTGTGTGGCCACTTCTCTGGGCTGGAAGAACACACCTAGCCAGGGCTGTGCATGTATCCATGTGCAGCTACACAGCTTCCTTCCCAACAGCCTGGCTCCCAGGGCTTTTCTCTCCCAGCTTTTCTGAGGTTTTCCCATTTGCTTCCAAACAGGAGATTAAGAAACTGAAGGAACTCATGAGCGCAACTGAGAAAATCCGTCGGGAGAAGTGGATTGAGGAGAAAACCAAAAAGATCAAAGAAATCACGGTGAAAGGTACGGGCAGgtttctcagcagcagctggagccaggGCAATGCCAAGGTGGTCCAGGAGAGATTAGGAAGAGCTCCTTGCTGTGGGCAGTGTTTGCTCCCTGTTTCTGGTGGAGCAGATGCCAAAGGGCAAAAGAAACCcctctgtgctcatccccccTTTGAGCCGGCCGAGGGCACCGGGTGGGTTCCAGGCCGAGCCGTGCCCGTCCTTCCCgctgtcccagggctggagccggAGATCCAGAAGCTCATGGCCAAGCACCGCGAGGACATCCGGCAGCTGAAGCTGCTGCACGAGGCCGAGCTGCTGCGGTCGGACGAGCGGGCGGCGCTGCACTACGGGCGGCAGGCGCAGGAGCTGCGGGGGCTGCTGGAGCgggagaaggaggagcagagccagcgggagcgggagcgggccCGGCAGAGGTGCGTCACCCCGGGCTCGGCGCTGCCTTGGGGCTCCAGATCTGGGGTGCTGTCCAGCACCAGTCTGCTGCTGGGATCCCGGTATTTGCAGCTCCATGGGGAGCAGCCCCTATCTCTCCACCGGCCTCAGGTGGGcgatgctgctgagctgggagcatCCTCTGGCATGGCAAAGGGCAGTGTGGAGAAGAGCCGAGTGCTTGAAGGCACATCCCTGGAGTGTCTGTACCCCACaggtgtgagcagcagctggagcaggaggagcaggcgCTGGAGCTGCAGCGGCGCCGGCTCTATGCCGAGGTGGCCGAGGAGAAGGAGCGGCTGAGCCAGCAAGCAGCCAggtgggcaggctgggggcctggggctgggggcagcccggagctgtggggctgggctccCTGGGCCAGATTTCTGTGGGAAGAGAGGCTGGTGTGGATGCTgggagctgtgtctgtgcaggcagcgagcagaggcagaggagctgcGGCGGCAGCTGGAGGCCAACAGCTCAGCCCTCACCCAGGCACTGCGGGACGAGTATgccaaggagaaggaggagcaaGAGAGGCGGCACCAGGTCTGATTTCCCCTCACCTCCAGCCCTTTGGGTGCTGGCACCACCAAGCCTTGGACCCCACAGgggcagctgcccccagccagcacaggagggTCCCAGAACTGAGCtgttgttttcccttctcctcaCAGGCAGAACTGAAGGTGCTGAAGgatcagctggagctggagaagcaggCCTGGGAGGCCAACTACGTGAAGAAGGAGGTAATAGCTGTCTTCCAAAGGTGCCACCCATGGGCTCTAAGAGGAATTTGAGGCCATGTTTGCTGTC
The DNA window shown above is from Lonchura striata isolate bLonStr1 chromosome 19, bLonStr1.mat, whole genome shotgun sequence and carries:
- the CEP131 gene encoding LOW QUALITY PROTEIN: centrosomal protein of 131 kDa (The sequence of the model RefSeq protein was modified relative to this genomic sequence to represent the inferred CDS: deleted 2 bases in 1 codon), which translates into the protein MKSTRSCCSVQSPDAADLILTGLPAPVSRRPGSASPAKLMARSVSVAADGKAKRNAPEDAGSRAMNNLRRSNSTTQVNQRVNSSHSSEQTDFLAFFEGNPVGRKKLAALSKTSPEKKTTWNILDDQPRVFPGPSGSHSLEPPTGMRRKEATVLLAANFTANNRSNKGAMGNCVTTMVHNNYSTAEKGPAPKSSNQAPSSLNNVVKAASNEDGEGSSSLVKSQKNFSSNNIMTHNNNSSSSSVPRRTEVTEEEAERFIQQVNQAAVTIQRWYRRHSQRHRTAAAALGRLMAAKREERQQRMEEGNILDLQERKDEERRKIREEKARLARHAAIQELQQKRAQKALETKRSAEEQVLVKESRRVPKKKPGAKPASARNASPAGSLTKANNTEANSPSAASELEGSSLGVLGSVPLQDPGAEDKLQDVSSRETGNEDLETAVAAGSRAPSKVTLNELLDTLRLLEEEPELLPPPKLLKKDRYAWMDREPSSNSLTADNLERFGKLNHSPGVPEDGALLSEAKLQSIISFLDEMEKSEQERPRSAASATQRESFLLEEELAHVEQVSAVATEVTNSMMRLKLEVEEKKRAISLLQTALTQQRELTDRHIKQTEQELGQQLRLQREQYEAAIQRHLAFIDQLLDDKKVLSEKCEAVVAELKQVDHKYGQKITQMQEQHELEIKKLKELMSATEKIRREKWIEEKTKKIKEITVKGLEPEIQKLMAKHREDIRQLKLLHEAELLRSDERAALHYGRQAQELRGLLEREKEEQSQRERERARQRCEQQLEQEEQALELQRRRLYAEVAEEKERLSQQAARQRAEAEELRRQLEANSSALTQALRDEYAKEKEEQERRHQAELKVLKDQLELEKQAWEANYVKKEEAWLLSRERELREEMRKERDKEIELVIQRLEADTSLAKEECERAAENRIKRIRDKYEVELQELERSERKLQERCNELKGRLAELEGDSIRLQGLLKHKEQELEEIRKVSGPCLGVWDRLSQGHGDLTEVMWQEFADRLVGMEEENARLKAEMTELRARQHLELDRLVREKDQELEEVHRRVKAAVLRKEESMSSLRRQYEAAVQRASLLESLLQRQRQLAAE